The Thermoplasmata archaeon genome window below encodes:
- a CDS encoding DegT/DnrJ/EryC1/StrS family aminotransferase, with the protein MKQWIPVGDFRIGEEERKAILEVIDSGRISEGNKLLQFEKGFSNYIGTKYCVGVNSGTSALICTLTAIKNMFNIKRYIITTPVTYIATVNSIVLTGYTPLFVDISLDNFNITTENIKQAIESRSDDIAAVLPVHLMGYYCEVTNLLPDLNDRKIPLIEDSSQAHGTRYPDGSRTGSKGLCGTFSFYIAHNIQAGEMGAITTNNEEFWRICRKVKAHGRACDCLLCTRNKGTCPKMSGEMDPRFMHEIIGYNFKLMEFAPALALVQLEKADEIVKKRSENVRYLNDCLSNYSDFLRIPKFDPLVSYLAYPLILETTKVSRTKFQRLLEAEGIESRPIFGCIPTQQPAYLHMKKEYEGKLPNAEYIGKNGFYVGCHQYLNEEDLDYMVKSFKRVISSI; encoded by the coding sequence ATGAAACAATGGATACCCGTGGGAGATTTTAGAATCGGCGAGGAAGAAAGGAAAGCGATCTTGGAAGTTATAGATAGTGGTCGGATATCTGAAGGTAACAAACTATTACAATTTGAAAAAGGATTTTCAAATTACATTGGAACAAAATATTGTGTTGGAGTAAATTCAGGGACATCTGCACTAATTTGTACGCTGACTGCAATAAAGAATATGTTTAACATAAAAAGATATATTATTACCACACCTGTAACCTACATTGCAACCGTGAACTCAATAGTTTTGACAGGGTATACGCCCCTTTTTGTAGATATTTCTCTAGATAATTTTAACATCACAACTGAGAATATTAAACAAGCAATTGAGAGTAGGAGTGATGATATCGCAGCCGTACTACCAGTTCACCTGATGGGGTACTATTGTGAAGTTACGAATTTACTCCCCGACCTAAATGACAGAAAAATTCCATTGATTGAAGACTCGTCACAGGCCCATGGAACTAGATACCCTGATGGTAGCAGAACAGGTTCAAAAGGTCTATGTGGTACATTCTCATTTTACATAGCCCACAACATTCAGGCGGGAGAGATGGGTGCAATCACCACAAACAACGAAGAATTTTGGAGGATATGTAGGAAGGTAAAGGCTCATGGTAGAGCATGTGATTGTCTACTATGCACCCGAAATAAAGGGACCTGTCCCAAAATGAGCGGAGAAATGGACCCAAGATTCATGCATGAAATCATCGGGTATAACTTCAAGCTTATGGAATTCGCACCCGCTCTTGCCTTAGTTCAATTAGAAAAGGCAGACGAAATTGTGAAGAAAAGAAGCGAAAATGTCAGATATCTAAATGACTGTCTATCTAACTACTCTGATTTTTTAAGGATTCCCAAATTTGACCCGTTGGTAAGTTATTTAGCATATCCCCTTATCCTTGAGACTACCAAAGTATCTAGAACTAAATTTCAGAGATTGCTAGAAGCAGAGGGAATTGAAAGCCGCCCTATATTTGGGTGTATCCCTACCCAGCAGCCAGCATATTTACACATGAAGAAAGAATATGAAGGGAAACTTCCGAATGCAGAATATATCGGTAAAAATGGTTTTTATGTGGGATGTCATCAATATCTCAATGAAGAGGATTTGGATTACATGGTAAAAAGCTTTAAGCGTGTTATTTCCAGCATTTAG
- a CDS encoding glycosyltransferase — protein sequence MRKTDIACIFEPSVPEGTGHGTVIRKLLPLIWKYCQENGISVTFFPLGLKEAQRGYFIRTWVKRITLFPQAKIVHAFDPGWATLNTNFITYYDIWPLKLPQYGIKGLGDKIDWQTRILALKRAKCIVSISEWSKRELVEYANIKSPKIRVIRLGIDHEKYYPQKEKGEFFSPSKINILSVGSNEPRKNFILVARSLEYLRDKGIESRFVRFGPTIWKEQKKEIAEIKKKSFDIVEPGVVSEEVLRRHYSSCDVFVWPSIYIESLSCLEALACGAKVVVLDKVFNREFLGDVAVYVKNNDPKEFAEGIIEALKMDIKNRGIEHAKKYSWEKTAAEYVKCYKEFLLAR from the coding sequence ATGAGAAAAACAGATATAGCATGTATATTTGAACCTTCAGTACCAGAGGGTACTGGTCATGGTACTGTAATACGCAAACTTTTGCCGTTAATCTGGAAATACTGCCAGGAGAATGGAATATCAGTTACATTCTTTCCTTTAGGTCTGAAAGAAGCACAGAGAGGATATTTCATTAGAACATGGGTGAAAAGAATAACCCTATTTCCACAAGCGAAAATAGTACATGCATTCGACCCTGGTTGGGCCACCCTGAATACGAATTTTATCACATATTATGATATCTGGCCACTTAAACTGCCTCAATACGGAATAAAGGGATTAGGGGACAAAATAGACTGGCAAACGAGAATTTTAGCGTTGAAAAGGGCAAAGTGCATAGTTAGTATAAGTGAATGGTCTAAAAGGGAACTTGTAGAATATGCAAATATAAAGTCCCCAAAAATTCGTGTGATAAGACTCGGAATTGATCATGAAAAATATTATCCACAAAAGGAAAAGGGAGAATTTTTTTCTCCTTCAAAAATAAATATTCTTTCTGTCGGAAGCAACGAACCGAGAAAGAATTTTATCCTTGTAGCCAGATCACTTGAATACTTACGAGATAAAGGAATAGAATCTCGATTTGTTAGGTTTGGACCGACTATATGGAAAGAACAAAAGAAAGAGATCGCGGAGATAAAAAAGAAGAGTTTTGATATTGTTGAACCCGGTGTAGTTTCAGAGGAAGTATTACGGAGGCACTACTCTTCATGTGATGTTTTTGTGTGGCCAAGCATATATATAGAGAGCTTATCTTGTCTTGAGGCGTTGGCATGTGGTGCCAAGGTAGTAGTTTTGGACAAGGTGTTTAACAGAGAATTTCTAGGTGATGTTGCTGTATATGTAAAAAACAACGACCCTAAAGAATTTGCAGAGGGAATAATTGAGGCATTAAAGATGGATATAAAAAATAGAGGAATTGAACACGCAAAAAAGTATTCGTGGGAGAAAACAGCTGCAGAGTATGTAAAATGTTATAAAGAATTTCTATTGGCAAGATAG